From Nitrobacter sp. NHB1, a single genomic window includes:
- a CDS encoding HIT family protein — protein sequence MSATWSLHPQLRTDTVAIGDLPLSRLLLSKDGNYPWLILVPRQPDAVEIIDLDPNARTRLMTEIGQVSEALKDIADCDKLNVAALGNQVPQLHVHIIARRKGDAAWPRPVWGAVPARDYDAAGLEAFINAIRRRMGFG from the coding sequence ATGTCCGCAACCTGGTCGCTTCATCCGCAGCTCCGCACCGACACGGTCGCAATCGGCGACCTGCCACTCAGCCGGCTCCTGCTCAGCAAGGACGGCAACTATCCCTGGCTCATTCTGGTCCCGCGACAGCCCGACGCGGTCGAGATCATCGACCTCGATCCGAACGCGCGTACGCGCCTAATGACCGAGATCGGTCAGGTCTCGGAAGCGCTCAAGGACATCGCCGATTGCGACAAGCTCAACGTGGCGGCACTCGGCAATCAGGTGCCGCAGCTCCATGTCCATATCATCGCGCGTCGAAAAGGCGACGCCGCATGGCCTCGTCCGGTCTGGGGCGCTGTGCCCGCGCGCGATTACGATGCGGCAGGACTTGAGGCATTCATCAATGCAATCCGGCGCAGGATGGGGTTCGGCTAG
- a CDS encoding sugar kinase yields the protein MKKPRILCIGLPVRDLTFRVQDLPARGFKIGAEHFEEIAGGNALNAAVAISRLGGRAAICGPMGDAGETSSRYIFDRMTELSIETRDLVPMPGLVTPISAIMIDPRGERTIITFRDPELWKVRLPETDRLLEDCDAILAESRCAAFCTGLCAEARRRGIPVVIDVDSAMSMREGLLTASSHLIFSSEALQATADVADDAAALQKLARVTSSFLAVTRGAQGTVWLDPNGALRQTPAFPVHTVDTLGAGDVFHGAFALVMTEKRDVREALRFASAAAAIKCTRFGGAFACPQRPEVEALLRQAVSPSA from the coding sequence ATGAAAAAGCCCCGCATCCTGTGTATCGGCCTGCCGGTGCGTGACCTGACTTTTCGCGTGCAGGACCTGCCGGCACGCGGATTCAAGATCGGCGCCGAGCATTTCGAGGAGATCGCCGGCGGCAATGCGCTCAACGCGGCGGTCGCCATCTCCAGGCTCGGTGGCCGCGCGGCAATCTGCGGTCCGATGGGCGATGCCGGCGAAACATCCAGCCGCTATATCTTCGACAGGATGACGGAGTTGAGCATCGAGACCCGCGACCTCGTCCCCATGCCGGGCCTGGTGACGCCGATCTCCGCGATCATGATCGATCCTCGCGGCGAACGCACCATCATCACCTTCCGCGATCCCGAACTCTGGAAAGTGCGTTTGCCGGAGACCGACAGGCTGCTTGAAGACTGCGACGCCATCCTCGCAGAAAGTCGTTGCGCCGCCTTCTGCACCGGTCTCTGCGCCGAAGCGCGCCGGCGCGGCATCCCCGTCGTGATCGATGTCGATTCCGCCATGTCGATGCGGGAGGGTTTGCTCACCGCATCGTCACATCTGATTTTCTCAAGCGAAGCCCTGCAGGCCACGGCCGACGTCGCCGACGATGCGGCGGCGTTGCAGAAGCTTGCCAGGGTCACCTCGTCTTTCCTTGCCGTAACGCGCGGGGCGCAGGGCACGGTATGGCTCGATCCGAACGGCGCGCTCCGGCAGACTCCGGCCTTTCCGGTCCACACTGTGGACACACTGGGCGCCGGGGACGTGTTCCATGGCGCGTTCGCTCTCGTCATGACCGAAAAGCGGGACGTGCGGGAGGCGCTCCGGTTCGCCTCGGCCGCGGCCGCTATCAAATGCACCCGCTTCGGCGGGGCTTTCGCCTGCCCGCAACGCCCTGAAGTGGAAGCGCTTTTGCGGCAGGCGGTCTCACCCTCGGCATAG
- a CDS encoding Lrp/AsnC family transcriptional regulator, which yields MSDLALQPPESGRRLDAIDRKILTVLQEDASLSVAEIGDRVGLSSTPCWKRIQRLEADGIILRRVALVDQNKIGLGISVFVSVESGDHSDAWLKTFADAVSAMPEVMELYRMAGDVDYMLRVVVADMASYDLFYKKLISAVALKNVTSRFAMEKIKSVTALPVPALSGA from the coding sequence ATGAGCGACCTCGCCCTCCAGCCCCCTGAGTCCGGCCGTCGCCTCGACGCCATCGACCGCAAGATCCTGACCGTGCTCCAGGAGGACGCATCCCTGTCCGTAGCCGAGATCGGCGACCGGGTCGGGTTATCCTCGACTCCCTGCTGGAAACGTATCCAGCGGCTCGAAGCGGACGGCATCATCCTGCGTCGAGTGGCGCTGGTCGATCAGAACAAGATCGGACTCGGCATTTCGGTATTCGTGTCGGTGGAAAGCGGCGACCATTCCGACGCATGGCTAAAGACGTTCGCCGATGCAGTCAGCGCGATGCCCGAGGTGATGGAACTCTACCGCATGGCGGGTGACGTCGATTACATGCTGCGCGTCGTGGTTGCGGACATGGCGAGCTACGACCTTTTTTACAAGAAGCTGATCAGCGCCGTGGCGCTGAAGAACGTCACCTCGCGATTCGCGATGGAGAAGATCAAATCGGTGACGGCGCTCCCGGTGCCTGCCCTCTCCGGCGCCTGA
- a CDS encoding YeiH family protein, with product MTAQTLAATESRHQCAPAASGIMPGLLLTALITAAAFGLREMPDIGTFSPLILAIVLGMLFHNAIGTPARAKAGVTFALRRVLRFAIILLGLQLTAAQIAEVGATGLAVIALTLIATFVFTTWAGRLLGVEKKLTQLIAAGTSICGASAVIATNTVTNAHDEDVAYAVACVTVFGSIAIFAYPLLPGLLHLEPRAFGLWSGASIHEIAQVVAAAFQDGQQAGEFGTIAKLSRVAMLAPMVIGLGLIAARNNRKAGVTNATGRAPMPWFVLGFVALVGLNSVVTIPPEARSVIVTVTTVMLSMALAAMGLETDIRKLRAKGLRPLMLGAAAFLFIACFSLLLVKITT from the coding sequence ATGACCGCTCAAACACTCGCCGCAACGGAAAGCCGTCATCAGTGCGCGCCCGCCGCATCCGGAATTATGCCGGGCCTTTTGCTGACCGCACTCATCACAGCCGCGGCATTTGGCCTGCGTGAAATGCCCGACATCGGCACATTCAGCCCGCTGATTCTCGCCATTGTACTGGGCATGCTGTTTCACAATGCCATCGGTACACCCGCCCGCGCCAAGGCAGGGGTGACCTTCGCACTCCGCAGGGTTTTGCGCTTCGCCATCATCCTGCTCGGACTGCAACTCACCGCCGCACAGATCGCCGAGGTCGGCGCAACCGGACTGGCGGTCATCGCGCTGACGCTAATCGCGACGTTCGTATTCACGACTTGGGCCGGACGCCTGCTGGGTGTGGAAAAGAAGCTCACGCAATTGATCGCCGCAGGCACGTCGATCTGCGGAGCCTCCGCTGTGATCGCCACCAACACCGTGACCAACGCGCATGACGAGGATGTCGCCTATGCTGTGGCCTGCGTTACGGTATTCGGCTCGATCGCGATATTCGCCTACCCGCTGCTGCCAGGGCTGCTGCATCTGGAGCCCCGCGCCTTTGGCTTATGGAGCGGCGCTTCGATCCACGAAATCGCGCAGGTGGTGGCCGCAGCCTTCCAGGACGGCCAGCAAGCCGGCGAGTTCGGCACCATCGCCAAGCTCTCCCGTGTCGCGATGCTAGCGCCGATGGTGATCGGACTCGGGCTGATCGCAGCGCGGAACAACCGCAAGGCGGGCGTGACGAATGCGACCGGGCGCGCGCCGATGCCGTGGTTCGTGCTGGGTTTCGTCGCGCTGGTCGGGCTCAACAGTGTCGTCACGATCCCGCCGGAAGCAAGGAGCGTCATCGTCACCGTAACCACCGTCATGCTGTCGATGGCGCTGGCGGCGATGGGACTGGAAACCGACATCCGCAAGCTGCGCGCCAAGGGCCTGCGGCCACTGATGCTGGGCGCTGCGGCCTTCCTCTTCATCGCGTGCTTCAGCCTGTTGCTTGTGAAGATCACGACATGA